A window of Formosa sp. Hel1_31_208 contains these coding sequences:
- a CDS encoding cysteine desulfurase family protein, with protein MNTVYFDNAATTQIRDEVINCMSDVMKINYGNASSTHSYGRQSKALIESSRKRIASHFNVSAAEIVFTSGGTEADNLVLRSAVRDLGVTEIITSKIEHHAILHTVDELKKEFNISIQYVNVDTYGDIDLTHLAEVLQSTHKQLVTLMHVNNEIGNKLDIIKVAHLCKANNALFHSDTVQSVGHYRLDLETIPIDYLAASAHKFHGPKGVGFAFLRKNSGLRASIFGGEQERGLRAGTESIHNIVGMDEALQMAYDNLQKESAYILDIKSYFINQIKATFPQVRFNGQSGNLENSTYTLVNVCLPIASEKAGLLQFQLDLKGIACSKGSACQSGSAQSSHVLTEILDEDHLQRPSVRFSFSRYNTKADVDYVIEVLKEFIE; from the coding sequence ATGAATACTGTTTATTTTGATAATGCTGCAACGACACAAATTCGTGATGAAGTCATTAATTGCATGAGCGATGTAATGAAAATTAATTACGGAAATGCTTCATCAACACATAGTTATGGTCGTCAATCTAAAGCATTAATAGAGTCATCTAGAAAGCGTATTGCCAGCCATTTTAATGTGTCTGCCGCAGAAATTGTTTTTACGTCTGGAGGTACTGAAGCTGATAATTTAGTATTGAGAAGTGCAGTTAGAGATTTGGGTGTTACCGAAATTATTACCTCTAAAATTGAGCACCATGCCATATTGCATACGGTAGATGAATTAAAAAAAGAATTTAATATTTCAATCCAATATGTGAATGTTGATACGTACGGTGATATTGATCTCACTCATCTTGCAGAAGTATTGCAGTCCACTCATAAGCAATTAGTCACCTTAATGCATGTCAACAATGAAATAGGGAATAAACTGGATATTATTAAGGTAGCTCACTTATGTAAAGCTAATAACGCATTATTCCATAGTGATACCGTACAATCTGTAGGTCATTATCGTTTAGATCTCGAGACTATTCCTATTGATTATTTGGCTGCCAGTGCCCATAAGTTTCACGGACCAAAAGGCGTTGGGTTTGCATTTCTTCGGAAAAATAGTGGACTTCGAGCGTCGATTTTTGGTGGAGAGCAGGAGCGTGGGTTGCGAGCTGGAACAGAATCTATTCATAATATCGTAGGAATGGATGAGGCATTGCAAATGGCTTATGATAACTTGCAAAAGGAAAGTGCATACATATTAGATATCAAATCCTATTTTATCAATCAGATCAAAGCAACGTTTCCTCAGGTACGTTTTAACGGACAATCGGGAAATCTCGAAAACAGTACCTATACACTAGTGAACGTGTGTTTACCAATAGCTTCGGAGAAAGCAGGATTATTACAGTTTCAATTAGATCTAAAAGGCATTGCATGTTCTAAAGGAAGCGCATGTCAAAGTGGAAGTGCGCAAAGTTCTCACGTACTTACTGAAATATTAGATGAAGACCATTTGCAACGTCCTTCAGTGCGGTTTTCGTTTAGTCGATACAACACAAAGGCCGACGTAGATTATGTAATCGAAGTCTTAAAGGAGTTTATTGAATAA